Proteins encoded in a region of the Paramagnetospirillum magneticum AMB-1 genome:
- a CDS encoding VCBS domain-containing protein: MGEDGKWSFALNNDDPAVQALGAGDSMTKTFTVTSADGTDTQEVTVTINGSNDSATISGDIAGGVGEDGTQAATGTLNVADVDSGEAHVQATSVETDQGTFTIGEDGKWSFALNNDDPAVQALGANDSMTKTFTVTSADGTDTQEVTVTIHGSNDSATISGDIAGGVGEDGTSTATGTLHVSDVDTGEAHVQATSVETDQGTFTIGEDGKWSFALNNDDPAVQALGAGDSMTKTFTVTSADGTDTQEVTVTIHGSNDSATISGDIAGGVGEDGTGTATGTLNVSDVDSGEAHVQATSVETDQGTFTIGEDGKWSFALNNDDPAVQALGANDSMTKTFTVTSADGTDTQEVTVTIHGSNDSATISGDIAGGVGEDGTSTASGTLNVSDVDNGEAHVQATSVETDQGTFTIGEDGKWSFALNNDDPAVQALGAGDSMTKTFTVTSADGTDTQEVTVTIHGSNDRPAGMQACTAVVYXVNDGSASLHACRSTVTIHGSNDSATISGDIAGGVGEDGTGTATGTLNVSDVDNGEAHVQATSVETDQGTFTIGEDGKWSFALNNDDPAVQALGAGDSMTKTFTVTSADGTDTQEVTVTIHGSNDSATISGDIAGGVGEDGTGTATGTLNVSDVDNGEAHVQATSVETDQGTFTIGEDGKWSFALNNDDPAVQALGANESMTKTFTVTSADGTDTQEVTVTINGSNDGPVVSGPVDLGATAEDHSITFTAQQLLGHASDIDGDSLSVSNLSAGNGTISQNADGSYTFTPNADFNGEVNVTYTVSDGHGGTTSGSASFDVTSVNDGPTTSDVTLASGTEDRSVTIKASDLLGNAHDVDGDTLSVSNLSASNGTITDNHDGTYTFTPNHDFSGNVDLSYTVSDGQGGSTAGTAHFGMAAVADSPVLSASNITVDLGAGQAQTLNGTTGNDTLSGGSGNDVVNGSSGDDVLYGDGTGSVTVPLNISDRLSDTDGSESLGSVTIGGLPAGASLSAGTHNSDGTWTLTPAQLTGLSVTTTEGTALHLSVTATSTEASNGSTATTTTSFDVSFSGTAAGNDTLDGGAGNDTLFGGAGNDTLTGGAGADLLEGGDGNDVLNYSTDGTWSGGFVSQNVGDTTHAGTNETYTITGDNDSQDVFRGGAGTDTLVMGSGNDALFLDDGYSGSPTGGARIDGIESIVAGEGNDVVDLTSSKYTYGDVTIDGGAGNDVLMGNAGNDVIDGGTGNDVLYGASGNDTLRGGDGADTLDGGYGADTIDAGAGNDLGIIKGGQSAGDNYDGGTGTDTLRIDLSGSQYTAAVRAELQQFQSFIADPAHAGQSFHFNTLGVDAKNWESLKLTVDGRDVSLENAPTVTSATAVSTDEDHSGAGRVVGTDQDVGDSVRYHLMDASGNQVDSLSTAHGTVTINSATGEYTFTPNADAQSLRAGDVQTDSFKVVATDGTMTSAPSTVGVTITGSNDGAVITGTSVGTVGEDGNRSVTGTLNVADVDQGQAHVTAQTVQTDQGTFSIGENGQWTFQVNSGNADVQALGAGESMTKTFAVASADGTATQNVTVTINGANDSATISGSTTGAVAEDGNGRATGTLNVADVDHGQAHVTAQTVQTDQGTFSIGENGQWTFQVNSGNADVQALGAGESMTKTFAVASADGTATQNVTVTINGANDSATISGSTTGAVAEDGNGRATGTLSVADVDHGQAHVTAQTVQTDQGTFSIGENGQWTFQVNSANADVQALGAGESMTKTFAVASADGTATQNVSVTITGSNDGPTVSGAVGLGHTAEDNSVTFTKAQLLANAHDTDAHDTLSVSNLSAAHGSIVDNGNGTYTFTPTETFSGHVDVSYTVSDGHGGTTTGSAALDVDAVADRATVSVAIGAPVETPNGSFTVTNLDSTASAGYNNTYGYYVMDDSGNPTSGGVIWSNVHASPGASVTISGVDPDRVGFFLIPDGGSQNSGLANGAALTFSKDASGNWQASDSAGHVLSGAGTKVLFDKSALNGDHMVHSEDTSAVSGNQNWEDLTGGGDRDYNDVNMSVTWGNAAPTATHPLTVSASFPDMDGSEGHAVKISGLPSGSTLYQNGVALVAGADGSYSLNPAQLGGLSVKTPAGFNGDLNVNVTAVATDGTSVASSTASATVHDDLSNHGPDAGDATSVHGAMGATITGAAGVTDSDGDHLSYAVGTGTSGPQHGTVVVNTDGTFTYTPSGNYSGTDTFKITVSDGHGGTATETVNVTVENGAPTLTTANAATANDHSAVTGHVTGSDTPGDTLSYSLVDANGNHVGSLVTDHGTVSINAATGDYTFTPNAANASLGVGASVTDSFKVVATDNHGADSNLGTVAVTVTGSNDGPVVNTANVTTANDHTAVSGHAAGTDVDAGDSVRYHLVDASGNQVDSLTTAHGTVSINAATGDYTFTPTGDSSLGVGQTLGDSFKVVAVDNHGAASAPSTVAVTITGSNDGPVVDLVSGGRGTEDSAVRGSVSAHDVDAGDRLSYSLVDSHGSAVGSLATDHGTVSINQTTGEYTFTPNANWAGNETFNVQVSDGHGGTATQAVNVHVDAVADAPVLNLQLGGGSAVTLAGASEDVTITTSNMHATNSGFSVSALNLDGSAGTLSTHSGPDGFGVAGNASGDQAELGQSGGRSEKIVVNFDSDVSSANVSFAWMNSQEHAHYDLYQNGVKVGEGTVTGITDSVDPAISLTAANGGSFDQIVFSAPGGGDNDYLIHSISYEAAEPGERVVNYPLDVSSSLTDTDGSERLAVTLNGLPEGAVILDTHGNVVGTDTGNGTWSLPGGHLDHLTLQVPADSHAFTLGATATATESDPNAAVATATTSVSVAVAAFDHAPVAGDDSHIDTVAQGPALSVSMGTTVDDVHTTTTTTTVETGNNVTWNGLDSMSDPTTATPTTTVSYDLNTANTGSSNADVISVGHDNNASISTGAGDDQVTIGHNVNSKIDLGSGTNALDVGSDVNASVIAGSGNDTVRVGGALNSDIDLGNGDNRLQLGGDSNASVSVGSGNDDVKIVGSLNSNVSLGSGDDDLQIGGYASASIDAGAGNDRVLVGRDLSSKVDLGSGDDYLEVKGNDWASIDAGSGNDTVKIGGAISSNVTMGAGDDHLTITGQNLWATVSGGSGTDSIELTGVTKAQWDANVNNVKGYVKDFENIKFADGQVIGDATAFQATTTVTTTTTTHSYETPITVQATLNDRDGSETLSPVTIANIPAGGHLELNGQALTPNADGSYTLNVSSGAPTTVTLVTDTPVTAGSLNLTTTVSSTEAHGGDVSVTTLVGVGSNAGETVVDDRIATGTDHKVTINASDLLANDTDADGDALSIVGVGNAHHGSVSIDNAGHVTFTAENGFNGTATFDYTVSDGHGGTDVATVSVNVVDPNHAPVIDAAHTTATLVVDDKHANTANIGQVTATDVDGDNLTYSVLDGGSHHGSLVVDADSGSFFYNADDTKWSGTDTFTVQVSDGEGGKATQTISVQVTGGSKGGSGGSGGGHAIGWGNGGGRDESWGSNGSWEVDGAGHSGGGHVTHASDNGSNWSSGWHGVDVGNGGHAGTGDSIDIAGYNRHDESYRGSGGDTLIGAAGNDYMSLEGGDHAQKISGIDHIQLGDGDNVILDMTTTRYDYGDLTVAGGSGHDVIWSASGDDLLVAGNGGNTIHGGAGNDTIVAGAGSDELMGQEGNDTFLFDFGSGHDTVNGGAGTNWTDTIDLSTDMHAGANITITTADNHSWTVASDGDHNATGNIELGQDKSGTITVHSQDGDQTIEFTNIESIKY; encoded by the coding sequence ATCGGCGAGGACGGCAAGTGGTCGTTCGCCCTCAACAACGACGACCCGGCGGTGCAGGCCCTGGGCGCCGGTGATTCCATGACCAAGACCTTCACGGTCACCAGCGCCGATGGCACCGACACCCAGGAAGTGACGGTCACCATCAACGGGTCCAATGACTCGGCCACCATCTCCGGCGACATCGCCGGCGGCGTCGGCGAGGACGGCACCCAGGCCGCGACCGGCACGCTCAACGTGGCGGATGTGGACAGCGGCGAGGCCCATGTCCAGGCGACCAGCGTCGAGACCGATCAGGGCACCTTCACCATCGGTGAAGACGGCAAGTGGTCGTTCGCCCTCAACAACGACGACCCGGCGGTGCAGGCCCTGGGCGCCAATGATTCCATGACCAAGACCTTCACGGTCACCAGCGCCGACGGCACCGACACCCAGGAGGTGACGGTCACCATCCACGGCAGCAACGACAGCGCCACCATCAGCGGCGACATCGCCGGCGGCGTCGGCGAGGACGGCACCAGCACGGCGACCGGGACTCTCCATGTCTCCGACGTGGATACGGGCGAGGCCCATGTCCAGGCCACCAGCGTCGAGACCGACCAGGGCACCTTCACCATCGGCGAGGACGGCAAGTGGTCGTTCGCCCTCAACAACGACGACCCGGCGGTCCAGGCCCTGGGCGCCGGCGACTCCATGACCAAGACCTTCACGGTCACCAGCGCCGATGGCACCGACACCCAGGAGGTGACGGTCACCATCCACGGCAGCAACGACAGCGCCACCATCAGCGGCGACATCGCCGGCGGCGTCGGCGAGGACGGCACCGGCACGGCGACCGGCACCCTCAACGTCTCCGACGTGGACAGCGGCGAGGCCCATGTCCAGGCCACCAGCGTCGAGACCGATCAGGGCACCTTCACCATCGGCGAGGACGGCAAGTGGTCGTTCGCCCTCAACAACGACGACCCGGCGGTCCAGGCCCTGGGCGCCAATGATTCCATGACCAAGACCTTCACGGTGACGAGTGCCGACGGCACCGATACCCAGGAGGTGACGGTCACCATCCACGGCAGCAATGACAGCGCCACCATCAGCGGCGACATCGCCGGCGGCGTCGGCGAGGATGGCACCTCTACGGCCAGCGGCACCCTCAATGTGTCCGACGTGGATAATGGCGAGGCCCATGTCCAGGCCACCAGCGTCGAGACCGACCAGGGCACCTTCACCATCGGCGAGGACGGCAAGTGGTCGTTCGCGCTCAACAACGACGACCCGGCGGTCCAGGCCCTGGGCGCCGGCGATTCCATGACCAAGACCTTCACGGTGACGAGTGCCGACGGCACCGACACCCAGGAAGTGACGGTCACCATCCACGGCAGCAACGACAGACCTGCAGGCATGCAAGCTTGCACTGCCGTCGTTTACANNGTAAACGACGGCAGTGCAAGCTTGCATGCCTGCAGGTCGACGGTCACCATCCACGGCAGCAACGACAGCGCCACCATCAGCGGCGACATCGCCGGCGGCGTCGGCGAGGACGGCACCGGCACGGCGACCGGCACCCTCAACGTCTCCGACGTGGACAATGGCGAGGCCCATGTCCAGGCCACCAGCGTCGAGACCGATCAGGGCACCTTCACCATCGGTGAAGACGGCAAGTGGTCCTTCGCGCTCAACAATGACGACCCGGCGGTCCAGGCCCTGGGCGCCGGCGATTCCATGACCAAGACCTTCACGGTGACCTCTGCCGACGGCACCGACACCCAGGAAGTGACGGTCACCATCCACGGCAGCAACGACAGCGCCACCATCAGCGGCGACATCGCCGGCGGCGTCGGCGAGGACGGCACCGGCACGGCGACCGGCACCCTCAACGTCTCCGACGTGGACAATGGCGAGGCCCATGTCCAGGCGACCAGCGTCGAGACCGATCAGGGCACCTTCACCATCGGCGAGGACGGCAAGTGGTCGTTCGCCCTCAACAACGACGACCCGGCGGTCCAGGCCCTGGGCGCCAATGAGTCCATGACCAAGACCTTCACGGTCACCAGCGCCGACGGCACCGACACCCAGGAAGTGACGGTCACCATCAACGGGTCCAATGACGGCCCGGTGGTGAGCGGCCCCGTGGATCTCGGCGCGACCGCCGAGGATCACTCCATCACCTTCACGGCGCAGCAATTGCTGGGCCATGCCTCGGACATCGATGGCGACAGCCTGTCGGTGAGCAATCTCAGTGCCGGTAACGGCACCATCAGCCAGAATGCCGACGGCAGCTATACCTTCACGCCCAATGCCGACTTCAACGGCGAGGTCAACGTGACCTACACCGTGTCGGACGGGCATGGCGGCACCACTTCGGGTTCGGCCAGCTTCGACGTGACCTCGGTCAATGACGGCCCGACCACCAGCGATGTGACGCTGGCCTCGGGGACCGAGGACCGCTCGGTGACCATCAAGGCCAGCGACCTGCTGGGCAACGCCCATGACGTGGACGGCGATACCTTGTCGGTGTCGAACCTGTCGGCCAGCAACGGCACCATCACCGACAACCATGACGGCACCTATACCTTCACGCCGAACCATGATTTCAGCGGCAACGTCGACCTGTCCTACACGGTCAGCGACGGCCAGGGCGGCAGCACGGCGGGCACGGCCCATTTCGGCATGGCCGCGGTGGCGGATTCGCCGGTCCTGTCGGCGTCGAACATTACCGTCGACCTGGGAGCCGGCCAGGCTCAGACCCTGAACGGCACCACCGGCAACGACACCCTGAGCGGCGGTTCGGGCAATGACGTGGTCAACGGCTCGTCGGGCGACGACGTGCTGTATGGCGACGGCACCGGCAGCGTGACGGTTCCGCTGAACATCAGCGACCGCCTGAGCGACACCGACGGTTCGGAATCCCTGGGCAGCGTGACCATCGGCGGTCTGCCGGCCGGGGCGAGCCTGTCTGCGGGCACCCATAATTCCGACGGCACCTGGACTCTGACTCCGGCGCAGCTGACGGGCCTCAGCGTGACCACCACCGAGGGCACCGCCCTGCATCTGAGCGTGACGGCGACCTCGACCGAGGCGTCCAACGGCTCGACCGCGACCACCACCACCAGCTTCGACGTCAGCTTCAGCGGCACGGCCGCCGGCAATGACACCCTGGACGGCGGGGCGGGCAACGACACCCTGTTCGGCGGGGCCGGCAACGACACCCTGACGGGCGGCGCGGGCGCCGACCTGCTGGAGGGCGGCGACGGCAACGACGTGCTGAACTACTCGACCGACGGGACCTGGAGCGGCGGTTTCGTGTCGCAGAACGTGGGTGATACCACCCATGCGGGCACCAACGAGACCTATACCATCACCGGTGACAACGACAGCCAGGACGTGTTCCGCGGCGGCGCCGGCACCGACACCCTGGTGATGGGCTCGGGCAATGACGCTCTGTTCCTGGACGACGGCTATAGCGGCTCGCCCACCGGCGGCGCGCGCATCGACGGCATCGAGAGCATTGTGGCCGGCGAGGGCAACGACGTGGTCGACCTGACGTCGAGCAAGTACACCTATGGCGACGTCACCATCGACGGCGGCGCCGGCAACGACGTACTGATGGGCAATGCCGGCAACGACGTCATCGACGGCGGCACCGGCAACGACGTGCTGTATGGCGCTTCGGGCAACGATACGCTGCGGGGCGGCGATGGCGCCGATACCCTGGACGGCGGCTATGGCGCCGACACCATCGACGCGGGCGCCGGCAACGACCTTGGCATCATCAAGGGCGGCCAGTCGGCGGGCGACAATTACGACGGCGGCACCGGCACCGACACGCTGCGCATCGACCTTTCCGGGTCGCAATACACCGCGGCGGTGCGCGCCGAGCTGCAGCAGTTCCAGTCCTTCATCGCCGATCCGGCCCATGCCGGCCAAAGCTTCCACTTCAACACCCTGGGTGTTGACGCCAAGAACTGGGAAAGCCTGAAGCTGACGGTGGACGGCCGCGACGTCTCGCTGGAGAACGCTCCGACGGTGACCAGCGCCACGGCGGTGAGCACCGACGAGGATCATTCGGGCGCCGGCCGCGTGGTCGGGACCGACCAGGACGTGGGCGACAGCGTGCGCTACCACCTGATGGATGCCAGCGGCAACCAGGTGGACAGCCTGTCGACCGCCCATGGCACGGTGACCATCAACTCGGCCACCGGCGAGTACACCTTCACCCCCAATGCCGACGCGCAGAGCCTGCGGGCTGGCGACGTGCAGACCGACAGCTTCAAGGTCGTGGCCACCGACGGCACCATGACCAGCGCGCCCTCGACCGTGGGCGTCACCATCACCGGCAGCAATGACGGCGCGGTGATCACCGGCACCAGCGTGGGCACGGTGGGCGAGGACGGTAACCGCTCGGTGACCGGCACGCTCAACGTCGCCGATGTGGATCAGGGGCAGGCCCATGTGACCGCCCAGACGGTGCAGACCGATCAGGGCACTTTCAGCATCGGCGAGAACGGCCAGTGGACCTTCCAGGTCAACTCGGGCAATGCCGACGTGCAGGCCCTGGGCGCCGGCGAGTCCATGACCAAGACCTTCGCCGTGGCCTCGGCCGATGGCACCGCCACCCAGAACGTGACGGTGACCATCAACGGCGCCAATGACTCCGCCACCATCTCGGGCTCGACCACCGGCGCGGTGGCCGAGGACGGCAACGGCCGTGCCACCGGCACCCTCAACGTGGCCGACGTGGATCACGGTCAGGCCCATGTGACCGCCCAGACGGTGCAGACCGATCAGGGCACTTTCAGCATCGGCGAGAACGGCCAGTGGACCTTCCAGGTCAACTCGGGCAATGCCGACGTGCAGGCCCTGGGGGCCGGCGAGTCCATGACCAAGACCTTCGCCGTGGCCTCGGCCGATGGCACCGCCACCCAGAACGTGACGGTGACCATCAACGGCGCCAATGACTCCGCCACCATCTCGGGCTCGACCACCGGCGCGGTGGCCGAGGACGGCAACGGCCGCGCCACCGGCACGCTGAGCGTCGCCGACGTGGATCACGGTCAGGCCCATGTGACCGCCCAGACGGTGCAGACCGATCAGGGCACCTTCTCCATCGGCGAGAACGGCCAGTGGACCTTCCAGGTCAACTCGGCCAATGCCGACGTGCAGGCCCTGGGGGCCGGCGAGTCCATGACCAAGACCTTCGCCGTGGCCTCGGCCGACGGCACCGCCACCCAGAACGTCAGCGTCACCATCACCGGCTCCAATGACGGCCCGACGGTGAGCGGCGCGGTGGGTCTCGGCCACACGGCCGAGGACAATTCCGTCACCTTCACCAAGGCGCAGCTGCTGGCCAACGCCCATGACACCGATGCCCACGACACCCTGTCGGTGAGCAACCTGTCGGCGGCCCACGGCAGCATCGTCGACAACGGCAACGGCACCTACACCTTCACGCCCACCGAGACTTTCAGCGGCCATGTGGATGTGAGCTATACCGTCAGCGACGGCCATGGCGGCACCACCACCGGTTCGGCGGCGCTGGACGTGGACGCGGTGGCCGACCGGGCCACGGTGTCGGTGGCCATCGGCGCCCCGGTGGAGACCCCCAACGGCAGCTTCACCGTCACCAATTTGGACAGCACGGCCTCGGCCGGCTACAACAACACCTATGGCTATTACGTCATGGACGACAGCGGCAACCCGACTTCGGGTGGCGTGATCTGGTCCAACGTGCATGCCTCGCCCGGCGCTTCGGTGACCATCAGCGGCGTCGATCCCGACCGGGTCGGCTTCTTCCTGATCCCCGACGGCGGCAGCCAGAATTCCGGCCTGGCCAATGGCGCGGCGCTGACCTTCTCCAAGGATGCGTCGGGCAACTGGCAGGCCAGCGACAGCGCCGGCCACGTGCTCTCGGGCGCCGGGACCAAGGTGCTGTTCGACAAGAGCGCGCTCAACGGCGACCACATGGTCCATAGCGAGGACACCAGCGCGGTGTCGGGCAACCAGAACTGGGAAGACCTGACCGGCGGCGGCGACCGCGACTACAACGACGTCAACATGTCGGTGACCTGGGGCAATGCGGCGCCGACGGCGACCCATCCGCTCACCGTCTCGGCCAGCTTCCCCGACATGGACGGCTCGGAAGGCCATGCGGTCAAAATCTCCGGCCTGCCCTCGGGCTCGACCCTGTATCAGAACGGCGTGGCCCTGGTGGCCGGCGCCGACGGCTCGTACTCCCTCAACCCGGCCCAGCTGGGCGGCCTGTCGGTCAAGACTCCGGCCGGCTTCAACGGCGACCTCAACGTCAACGTGACGGCGGTGGCCACCGACGGCACCAGCGTGGCCTCGTCCACCGCTTCGGCCACCGTGCATGACGACCTGTCCAACCACGGGCCGGATGCGGGCGACGCCACCTCGGTGCACGGCGCCATGGGCGCCACCATCACCGGCGCGGCCGGCGTCACCGATTCCGACGGCGACCACCTGTCCTATGCGGTGGGCACCGGCACCAGCGGACCGCAGCACGGCACCGTGGTGGTCAACACCGACGGCACCTTCACCTATACGCCCAGCGGCAATTACAGCGGCACCGACACCTTCAAGATCACCGTGTCGGACGGCCACGGCGGCACCGCCACCGAGACCGTCAACGTCACCGTGGAGAACGGCGCCCCGACGCTCACCACCGCCAACGCGGCGACGGCCAACGATCACAGCGCCGTCACCGGCCACGTCACCGGCTCCGACACCCCCGGCGACACCCTCAGCTACTCGCTGGTCGACGCCAACGGCAACCATGTCGGCAGCCTGGTCACCGACCACGGCACCGTCAGCATCAACGCCGCCACCGGCGACTACACCTTCACCCCTAACGCCGCCAACGCCAGCCTCGGCGTCGGCGCCTCGGTCACCGACAGCTTCAAGGTCGTCGCCACCGACAACCACGGCGCCGACAGCAACCTCGGAACCGTCGCCGTAACCGTCACAGGAAGCAATGACGGGCCGGTGGTGAACACCGCCAACGTGACCACCGCCAACGACCACACGGCCGTCAGCGGCCACGCGGCCGGCACCGACGTGGATGCGGGCGATAGCGTCCGCTACCATCTGGTGGATGCCAGTGGCAACCAGGTTGACAGCCTGACCACGGCCCACGGCACGGTCAGCATCAACGCTGCTACCGGCGACTACACCTTTACGCCGACCGGCGATTCCTCCCTGGGCGTCGGCCAGACCTTGGGTGACAGCTTCAAGGTGGTGGCGGTTGACAACCACGGCGCGGCCTCCGCCCCCAGCACGGTGGCGGTCACCATCACCGGCAGCAATGACGGGCCGGTGGTCGATCTCGTCTCCGGCGGTCGCGGGACCGAGGACAGCGCGGTTCGCGGCTCCGTCAGCGCCCATGACGTGGATGCGGGCGACAGGCTCAGCTACTCGCTGGTTGACAGCCATGGCAGCGCGGTCGGAAGCCTTGCGACCGACCACGGTACCGTCAGCATCAATCAGACGACGGGCGAATACACCTTCACGCCCAATGCCAACTGGGCGGGTAACGAGACCTTTAATGTCCAGGTGTCGGATGGTCATGGCGGTACGGCGACCCAGGCCGTCAACGTTCACGTTGACGCCGTCGCCGATGCCCCCGTGCTCAACCTGCAACTGGGTGGCGGTTCGGCGGTGACTTTGGCCGGTGCGTCCGAGGACGTGACCATCACCACCTCCAACATGCATGCCACCAACAGCGGCTTCAGCGTTTCGGCGCTGAATCTGGACGGCTCGGCGGGAACGCTTTCGACCCATAGCGGGCCGGACGGTTTCGGCGTCGCAGGAAACGCTTCGGGCGATCAGGCGGAACTGGGGCAATCCGGTGGCCGTTCCGAGAAGATTGTTGTCAACTTCGACAGTGACGTCTCCTCGGCCAACGTCTCCTTCGCCTGGATGAATTCCCAGGAGCATGCCCATTACGACCTGTACCAGAACGGCGTGAAGGTGGGCGAGGGCACCGTCACCGGCATCACCGACAGCGTCGACCCGGCGATCAGCCTGACCGCCGCCAATGGCGGCAGCTTTGACCAGATCGTCTTCTCGGCGCCGGGCGGCGGCGACAACGACTACCTGATCCACTCCATCAGCTACGAAGCCGCGGAACCCGGTGAGCGGGTGGTCAATTATCCTCTGGACGTGTCCTCCAGCCTGACCGATACCGACGGTTCGGAGCGCCTGGCGGTCACCCTGAACGGCCTGCCTGAAGGCGCGGTTATTCTGGATACGCACGGCAACGTGGTCGGCACCGATACCGGCAACGGGACCTGGTCGCTGCCGGGTGGTCATCTCGATCACCTGACGTTGCAGGTGCCGGCCGATTCCCATGCCTTCACGCTGGGAGCCACGGCCACCGCCACGGAATCTGACCCCAATGCGGCGGTTGCCACCGCCACCACCTCGGTCAGCGTCGCGGTTGCGGCCTTCGATCATGCGCCGGTGGCCGGGGATGACAGCCACATCGACACCGTGGCCCAGGGGCCGGCCTTGTCCGTGTCCATGGGAACCACCGTGGATGACGTTCACACCACCACGACCACCACCACCGTGGAGACCGGCAACAACGTGACCTGGAATGGTCTGGACTCCATGTCCGACCCGACCACGGCCACGCCGACCACCACCGTGTCCTATGATCTCAATACCGCCAACACCGGCAGCAGCAACGCCGATGTGATCAGCGTCGGCCATGACAACAACGCCAGCATCAGCACCGGAGCCGGTGACGATCAGGTCACCATCGGCCACAACGTCAACTCCAAGATTGACTTGGGGAGCGGTACCAATGCCCTGGATGTGGGCTCGGACGTCAACGCCTCGGTGATTGCCGGTTCCGGCAACGACACCGTGCGGGTGGGCGGCGCTCTCAACAGCGATATCGACCTGGGTAATGGCGACAACCGGCTGCAGCTGGGCGGCGATTCCAACGCCTCCGTCAGCGTCGGGTCCGGCAACGATGACGTCAAGATCGTCGGCAGCCTGAACAGCAATGTCAGCCTGGGATCGGGCGATGACGACCTGCAGATCGGCGGTTACGCCAGCGCCAGCATCGATGCCGGGGCCGGCAATGACCGCGTCCTGGTGGGGCGTGACCTGAGCTCCAAGGTGGATCTGGGCTCCGGCGACGATTACCTGGAGGTCAAGGGCAACGACTGGGCGTCCATCGATGCCGGGTCCGGCAACGACACGGTCAAGATCGGCGGCGCCATCAGCTCCAACGTGACCATGGGGGCGGGCGACGATCACCTGACCATCACCGGCCAGAATCTGTGGGCGACGGTGAGCGGCGGTTCGGGAACCGACTCCATCGAATTGACCGGCGTGACCAAGGCGCAGTGGGACGCCAACGTCAACAACGTCAAGGGCTACGTCAAGGACTTCGAGAACATCAAGTTCGCCGACGGGCAGGTGATCGGTGACGCCACGGCCTTCCAGGCCACCACCACGGTGACCACCACGACCACCACCCACAGCTACGAGACCCCGATCACCGTTCAGGCGACGTTGAATGATCGCGACGGCAGCGAGACGCTGTCGCCGGTGACCATCGCCAACATCCCGGCCGGCGGTCATCTGGAACTGAACGGTCAGGCGCTGACGCCCAATGCGGACGGCAGCTATACCCTGAACGTCTCTTCCGGCGCGCCGACCACGGTGACCTTGGTTACCGATACGCCGGTGACGGCCGGCAGCCTGAACCTCACCACCACGGTGTCCTCCACCGAGGCCCATGGCGGCGATGTTTCGGTCACCACCCTGGTGGGTGTCGGCAGCAATGCAGGTGAAACCGTGGTTGACGACCGGATCGCCACAGGCACCGACCATAAGGTGACCATCAACGCCTCCGACCTGCTGGCCAATGATACCGATGCGGACGGCGACGCCCTCAGCATCGTCGGGGTGGGCAATGCCCATCACGGTTCGGTCAGCATCGACAATGCGGGCCATGTAACCTTCACCGCGGAGAACGGCTTCAACGGTACGGCCACTTTCGACTACACGGTGAGCGACGGTCATGGCGGCACGGATGTCGCCACGGTCTCCGTCAACGTGGTTGACCCCAACCACGCGCCGGTGATCGATGCCGCCCACACCACCGCGACGCTGGTAGTCGACGACAAGCACGCCAATACGGCCAATATCGGCCAGGTGACCGCCACCGACGTGGACGGCGACAACCTGACCTACTCGGTGCTCGATGGTGGCAGCCACCACGGCAGCCTGGTCGTCGACGCCGACAGCGGCTCATTCTTCTACAACGCCGACGATACCAAGTGGAGCGGCACCGATACCTTCACCGTCCAGGTGAGTGATGGAGAGGGTGGCAAGGCGACCCAGACCATTTCGGTCCAGGTCACCGGCGGTTCCAAGGGCGGTAGCGGTGGCAGCGGCGGCGGCCATGCCATCGGCTGGGGCAATGGCGGCGGCCGTGACGAGAGCTGGGGCTCCAACGGCTCGTGGGAAGTGGACGGCGCCGGCCATTCGGGCGGCGGTCATGTCACCCACGCCTCCGATAACGGCAGCAACTGGAGCAGCGGCTGGCATGGCGTGGACGTGGGCAATGGCGGCCACGCCGGAACCGGTGACTCGATCGATATCGCCGGTTACAACCGCCATGACGAGTCCTATCGCGGCTCGGGCGGCGATACCCTGATCGGGGCGGCCGGCAACGACTACATGTCGCTGGAAGGCGGCGATCACGCTCAGAAGATCAGCGGCATCGACCACATCCAGTTGGGCGATGGGGACAATGTCATCCTGGACATGACCACCACCCGCTACGACTACGGCGACCTGACCGTAGCCGGCGGTTCGGGCCATGACGTGATCTGGTCGGCCAGCGGCGATGACCTGCTGGTGGCCGGCAACGGCGGCAACACCATCCATGGCGGTGCCGGTAACGACACCATCGTGGCGGGTGCCGGCAGCGACGAGCTGATGGGTCAAGAGGGTAACGATACGTTCCTGTTCGACTTCGGTTCGGGCCACGACACCGTCAACGGCGGCGCGGGGACCAACTGGACCGACACCATCGACCTGTCCACCGACATGCATGCTGGCGCCAATATCACCATCACCACGGCCGACAATCACAGTTGGACGGTGGCGTCCGATGGCGACCACAACGCCACCGGCAATATCGAGCTTGGCCAGGACAAGTCGGGCACCATCACGGTTCACAGCCAGGATGGCGACCAGACCATCGAGTTCACCAATATCGAGAGCATCAAATACTAG